The Quercus robur chromosome 7, dhQueRobu3.1, whole genome shotgun sequence genome has a segment encoding these proteins:
- the LOC126693471 gene encoding uncharacterized protein LOC126693471, with the protein MNMEYTTLKQISRDKDKTKVKVRVLRMWDAINIANNHDLISLDMILVDKEGTLIHASIRKNLAQSYHPQLNEGSIYTITNFLVEENRGNYCPVHNKLKILFNSTTSVSKFSGFDHSIPQSQFEFADYGTIASRCYDTTYLTDVIGILDYIGAIEEIKTTGRPTKMRNIQLLLEE; encoded by the exons ATGAATATGGAGTACACAACTTTGAAGCAGATATCGAGGGACAAAGATAAAACAAAAGTGAAAGTTAGAGTTTTACGAATGTGGGATGCAATTAATATAGCAAACAACCATGATTTGATTAGCCTCGATATGATATTGGTTGACAAAGAG GGAACATTGATACATGCAAGCATCAGAAAGAACCTTGCTCAAAGTTATCATCCACAACTAAATGAAGGGAGCATATATACAATTACAAATTTCTTAGTTGAAGAAAATAGAGGGAACTATTGTCCAGTACATAACAAACTCAAAATACTTTTCAATTCAACAACTTCAGTCTCAAAATTCAGCGGATTTGATCATTCAATACCTCAATCCCAATTTGAATTTGCTGATTATGGAACAATAGCTTCCCGTTGCTATGACACTACTTACTTGACTg ATGTGATAGGCATATTGGACTACATTGGAGCCATCGAGGAGATCAAAACAACAGGGCGTCCAACAAAGATGAGAAACATTCAACTATTGTTAGAAGAGTaa
- the LOC126693473 gene encoding uncharacterized protein LOC126693473, giving the protein MVRKSRAHKKISTSSTPVFQNDRFLSPKNQETFEKLNIYKKVWAERKMILDEFDPKIRRSFDCRSWLPLLDVDHPPQTVLIKEFYLNLSVHSTSSNIQFMKSWIRGEEYVITPQVVASALGVPLVLQPVYPYDETPPLDDIMSLIIGTTIQWGTDPRIISYELTELNFFRISCHSIWPISHLHTIPIERCAFLYALVTDDSICFPSLFISTLVEVYRSSLKRHGLFFSIFIHRILLDLGLEDFPASEPVHIITAIGTTFLKQRAAQMKASSKRPKVESSTGDDFRPPPSSDPSAEEMLIPLPQLILHILLQVMLPFGVCWNLS; this is encoded by the coding sequence ATGGTTAGGAAGTCTAGAGCCCATAAAAAAATCTCCACCTCTTCTACCCCTGTTTTCCAGAATGATAGGTTTCTTAGTCCAAAAAATCAGGAAACCTTTGAGAAACTGAATATCTATAAGAAGGTGTGGGCTGAGCGAAAAATGATTTTAGATGAGTTCGATCCTAAGATTCGTAGGAGTTTTGATTGTAGGAGTTGGTTGCCTCTTTTAGATGTAGATCATCCTCCTCAGACTGTTTTGATCAAAGAGTTCTATTTGAACCTCTCTGTTCACTCCACTTCATCCAACATTCAGTTTATGAAGAGTTGGATAAGGGGAGAAGAGTATGTCATTACTCCTCAAGTAGTGGCTTCTGCTCTTGGTGTACCTTTGGTACTACAACCTGTTTATCCTTATGATGAGACCCCTCCTCTTGACGACATCATGTCACTCATCATCGGTACTACCATTCAGTGGGGTACTGATCCTCGTATCATCTCTTATGAGCTTACTGAGCTCAATTTTTTTCGGATTTCATGTCATTCCatttggcctatctctcatTTACACACTATTCCCATTGAGAGATGTGCTTTTTTATATGCTCTTGTCACCGATGATTCTATTTGTTTTCCCTCTCTGTTTATTAGCACTTTAGTTGAGGTTTATAGGAGTAGCTTGAAAAGGCATGGTCTTTTCTTTTCGATTtttattcataggattttgttagaTTTGGGTTTAGAGGATTTTCCTGCATCCGAGCCTGTTCATATCATCACCGCCATAGGTACCACCTTTCTTAAGCAAAGAGCAGCTCAGATGAAAGCTAGCTCTAAACGCCCCAAAGTTGAGTCTTCCACAGGTGATGACTTTCGGCCTCCTCCATCTAGTGATCCATCTGCTGAGGAGATGTTGATCCCATTGCCGCAATTGATCCTCCACATTTTGCTTCAGGTGATGCTTCCATTCGGAGTATGTTGGAATCTGTCATGA